The window GTGTGAAACTGCCATTAATAACCAGGCTGGCATGTCCGCCTGCAGCTTTTAAAATAAGTGTTCCGCCGGATAAAAGCAGATTTCCGTTCACAGTAATATTCGTGGAATCAGATGTGTTTTCGCTGAACCATACTGTTCCACCGCTGATCGTAAATCCACCCATTACGGCAGTGACTTTATGCCCGCTACCTTCGTTTAAACCGCCGTTAAACATAGCCTTGGCAGCAGTAACTGTAAACGTTCCTCCGATGGTTATCGTCTCATCACCAAAAGCTTCGGAAGAATTAAAAACACATGTTGATAAGCCGGAGATACTGAGGTTACCACCTACCGAAAAATTTAATTTGGTAGTCACATTATTTCCACTAATGGCCGAGAGACCCAGCAACTTTATATTATCTGTGGCAACCGTAAATGCTACAGTGGCATTCCCCAGGATATTGACCACAGCGGTTCCATTTACGTTATGCGCGTAACTGGCCATAAAAGTTCCGCGTGTGTAGGACAATGAATTGATGTTAATAGTGGGGACACCGTTGTTGAGGAGCAGTGGCGCATTAATTCCATAGAAATTTCCGGCAGAAGTAAAGACACCATTAATCGTAATATTTGCATTTCCGATGCCATCCATAATACCGTTAAATGTCCCACCTGCTGTTGTAGTCAAATTATTAATTGAAAATGTGAAATGATTAGTGCCATTAAATATACCTGTGAAAATTCCTGCTGCACCGATACTTCCATTTCCATTCACTAAGAGTGTTGCAGTCCCGGGCATGGATTTTTTCACCTGCAATTTTCCATTGACCGTTAAATTGCTTCCAATGGTGATACTGATGTTTGACGAAGAGCTATCGAGAAATGTCTGACAATTTGTACCGACTGTCAGGTAGCCATTAATGGTTCTGGTGGTACCCAGTCCCTGATTATTCCACCAGTTTACTCCGGGATTCCAGTTCAGATTCAGGTGACCAAAATTTGTACCGACACCATTGATCAGCGGAACTGCAATAGATGACCAGTTACTGATGGTAACGGTACTGCTTATACCAAAAATCTCAGTCCCGGCAAACAATGAACTTGAAGCTACGACTGTACTGTTCTGAATTAAAGTACCTCCATTGGCTACATTCAATGTTCCTGTCACCGTTAATGATCTGTTTGTGGTTGATCCGCCACCGTTCTGCAAAGTGCCGCCGCTGTTGATGGTCACATTCGCGATCGTTGTATTAATATTCACAGTGACCGTGGTTCCGACACAAACGATGATATTATCTCCTGCTGCCGGAAAAGAAGCCGCCATAACACCGCCACACCCTACCGTTGACCAGGTGGTGAGCGCGTTCCAGTTACCGGTGACACGGGTATAATAAGTGGCCGCTGAAGAAAAATTCAGGTTCAGCAACAACAATACCATCAGGCTAAAGAATATATTCTTCTTCAATGGGAGTTACTCTCAATAAGTTATAGGCTAAAATATACTTACCGGGATCAGTTTGTTTCCGATACTTGGTAAGAGGCTGTTTTCACAGGGTTAATCCCTGTTTGACAAGGATCGTTTCAATATTAAAAAGAATAGTGATGCAAAGCAAGAGAAATAATTTGATGTGGAAAAATAATTTATATGATTCTGTATATCAGTATTTTATAAAAATGCTAACTAACGTTACGGGATTACCAAAATGTAGGAATTACGAAATGATTTTATTTAAAAAATATTGGGTAAAGCAGTTGTATTCGGAATGGAGAAAAAGCCACGAATTCAGTCTACAGCACCACTCCAAAAAGCATCGCTCTCTTAAGATACACCTTTGTTCCGGGCTCCGGTTGGTCACCAAAGTTCATCTCATTCATCCGGTACAACTTCGATAATTTAACACCGTACTGTTGCGCAATGTCGCGCATGGTTTCGCCTTCTTCACAAATATGAGTAAGCTGTTCGGCTTTATTTTTCTTCGCTTTTATAAAAACCATTTCATTTTCTCTGAGGATGTCGTTCTTGGCTGCATCGTTGAATTCCAGCACCTGCCACAGCTCGATATTATTCTCGCGGGCGAGCTTGGTCCAGGTATCACCTTTGCGGGCATAAACAACCGGAATGCCATTCACCGTATTTTCTGTCGATAGCGCTTCTGCTTTATTTTCAGCCGGTGAAGTTACCTTTGCATCTGAAGTTCTAACGTTTTCTATCTCCGACGGATCCTTCACTCCCGTGTTGGCAACCGGCATTTTATCCCCTTGTACATCGTATTCGTGCAGCCGATATTTTTCGATTAAGCCGATCAGCTTCGAGGCATAACCGGGATTTGTAGCATAACCTGCTTTCTTCAATCCATGTGACCAGCCTTTGTAGTCGGTGATCTCTAGTGTGAATAATGCGCTATAACGATCGCGGCTACGTAAAAAGTCAGAATGATCATCGTAGGAATGTAAAACAGATTCATATTTCCGGAAACACTCATTGGGCGCATCATCGTCTTTATGATAGGTAGGTCCCTCCCACTCTTTATGGCATTTTATTCCGAAATGATTGTTGGCATTGGTCGCCAGCGGACTATTTCCATAATCGGATTCATACATTCCCTGCGCCAGAGTGATGCTTGCCGGAACGCCCGTCTTCTTCATATCGGTGATGGCGGCCTCCTTAAACATATCAATATACATCTCCGGTGTTATTCTTCCGGAATCACGACGTACATTGGGTTGTGCATTCAGGGACATGGTCCCGATCAGACATAAAATCAGAATTCTGGTCAGCATAGGTTTTCTCACTCTGCAAAAGTAAGGACACTTCTACCCGATTATCTACATCCCCACTTCCACTATTAACAAAGCGCTGTTAATGATCTAAATATTGTCTGCCGCCGGTATGAATCACGAGCACTTCACTCTTCTCTGAAAAAAAACTCTCCTCAAACAGGGCTTTAATTCCATAAAATAATCTTCCGGTATAGATCGGCTCAATGGGTATCGCATGACGCTTATTCCACTGATTTACAAACTGTTCTATATCAGGATGGACGACCGCATATCCCCCCATCGTAAAGCGGTTTTCCAGATAAAGGGAGCCGTCAGGCAGTTCTGAGATTCCGGGATAACTAAAAATAAAATGCTCCTGTTTAGCCTCCAGCACCTTTAACCCTATCACTTTGCTTCTGCCCATCAACCCCAGCGCGAGACCGGTAAGTGTGGCACCGGTACCCACAGCGAGGGCGATATCGGTAAACTTTTCCGGAATACATCCGGCGATGGATTTGCAGCCTTCCACACCGGCTTCATTGGAACCTCCTTCCGGAACAATGAGCACATCTCCGAATTCTTCGTACAAGGCACTCCATTCAGTTGGATAACGGTAACGCCTATACGAATCTCTCGAAACGAAGACCAATTTCATCCCGGCGGCACGTGCCCTGCTCAGCGTAGGATTCTGCGCAGCGCTTTCTTCCCCCCGAATAATGCCAATGACCGGAATGCCCAACTGATGACCGGCATCGGCTAATGCGGCAATATGATTGGAAAAAGCACCGCCAAAACTTAAAATAGCGCTATAATTCCCGGAATAAAAATGCTTCAGATTCTCTTTCAGTTTAAACCATTTATTTCCTCCCGTCAGTGGATGAATCGTATCCAGTCTCAAGACAGAAATCCTTCTGCTCCCCCTCCTTGTTTCGAGATGCACTTCGTCAATGGGAATGACGGCAGGCAACATAAAAAGTGAATGCATCAGCAGAAAAATCTACCGGTGCTGAGCGATGCGGACTGATTCGCCATTGAAATGATCGGTAAACGCAGCCCATTCGGTTTGCTCCGTATAAGGCAAGAGGGTAGATTTTCCGGTTGGAGAAAAAACACGCAAGCCGACTTTACCCTCAGAAGTACATTCGAGGCGGGAGATGGCCACCAACTGCTGATCCTGCACCAGGTTCCAGGATAAATCCGAAGGTTTAAAAACAAGTTCCACCGGCTTCTTCGCTTTCCTGCCACTCACTTCTGTCACTGTAAACTTATTCATGGTAGCTTCCATCCGGTAGGTCTTGCCCCGATACTGCACCACTTGCTGCTCGTATTCCCCCTCCTTCATAGAAACCGGATTGGAGCCCGACCAGAATTCAATGACATTCAGAATCACGGCATCCACGAAACCTGCTATCGCATACACGGGAATGATACAAAGTGCCCAAAACACAATAGAGCGCACGAACTTATCCTCTATGGAACCGTTCCACTCATACACTTTTCCTATCAGCTTGAAGGATCCATAGCAACCGGATTGCAACAACATTCCCACCAAAGAGATGCTTAATATCAATAAACGGCTAAACTTTTTCATATGACATAACGTTATGCCTACAAAACTAATAGAATCCGGTTACAGGATTTCAACTCATCGTTGTTAATCATCCACAAGATTTCAACAGTTTCCTGCAATAATTATCAATAGGTTTGATTCAGCAAAAATGGCATTCACCGATAAATTCGACAAAGAAGATTATTACCTGACAGCGGAAGGGTATATTGTTTTTACAGAAAAATATCATTTAAAACGCGGCTATTGCTGCCAAAGCGGATGCCGCCATTGTCCGTATAAAGTAAAACCTGAACGAAAAAAAGTAAAATAATTGTTTTGTCTCTGGAAATAATTTTAGCATACTAGTTTTCTTTCTAAAGTAATTTGGCTTCCGGCTGCGGGCTACCGGCTGCGGGCTTCTTAAATAGTAGGACATGTTTAAATACTTTTTTTACGATAAATCCTAATCTATTTCTCAGTGCCCCTAAGTGAACTCTGTGCCTACGTGGTGAAAATGATAGTTTCATTCATGACCAATATCCTTTCGGTTCTTAATTTGGATTAATAGTATATCGGGTAAATTCAACGGTAGTAAAGGCAGTAAAATCGCTTTCTTTCTATTAAATTTGCAGGATAAATAATAACCGGATATGCAGGATACAGCACAGAAACTCGATCTCTCGAAAACGAAAACGCCTACAGGTACTTCACTCTCCTGCAAAGGATGGGTGCAGGAGGCCGCTTTACGCATGTTGCACAACAATCTGGATCCGGATGTGGCGGAGCGTCCCGAAGACCTGATCGTTTATGGTGGTCGTGGAAAAGCAGCGCGTAATGTAGAAGCCTTTCACCTGATTGTAAAAGCACTGAAGGACCTGAACGATGACGAAACCCTGCTCGTTCAAAGCGGGAAACCCGTCGCCATCCTTCCCACCCATAAAGATGCGCCGAGAGTGATCATCAGCAATTCACAGCTGGTACCGAAATGGGCTACCTGGGAAGTGTTTGATGAACTCGAGAAAAAGGGATTGATGATGTACGGTCAGATGACTGCCGGCTCATGGATTTATATCGGCTCACAAGGTATTGTTCAGGGCACCTACGAAACCTTCAATGCGGTTGCGGATAAACATTTTGGCGGGTCATTAAAGGGTCGACTTTGTGTGACGGCCGGCTTAGGCGGAATGGGTGGAGCACAACCACTCGCGATTACCATGGCAGATGGCGTTTGTCTGGCTGCGGAGGTGGAAGAATGGCGGGCGCAGAAGCGTGTAGAGACGCGCTACCTTGACTTCATTGAAAAAGATATTGATAAAGCCATCGACCTTGCGCTGGAGTTTAAAGCTAAGGGCGAGAATAAATCTATTGGCGTGATTTGTACGGCGATTAAACTTTTGCAACGGTTGAAAGAGCGAAATATCATTCCGGACGTGCTTACCGACCAAACATCCGCACACGACCCGCTCGTTGGTTATTTGCCCGAAGGACTTTCCGTTGAAGAAGGCAATGTACTGCGGGAGACAAATCCGGACCGCTATATTGAAATGGCCTATGATTCGATGGCCGAGCATGTGTTGCTGATGCTGGAATTACAAAAGAAAGGCGCCATCACCTTCGACTATGGCAATAACCTCCGTGGACGTGCACTGGAACGCGGGGTAGAAAATGCATTCGATTTCCCGGAATTTGTTCCCGCCTATATTCGTCCGCTGTTTTGTGAGGGGAAAGGACCTTTCCGCTGGGCGGCATTGAGTGGGGATCCGGAAGACATCAAAGTAACGGATGAGGCTATCCTAAAATTATTTCCGGAGGATACCGGCTTACATCGCTGGATAAAAATGGCACAGGAGCGCATCGCCTTCCAGGGATTGCCTGCCCGTATCTGCTGGATCGGACAAGGTGATCGTGAAAAGGCCGGACAACTCTTCAATGAACTGGTACGCACCGGCAAAGTAAAAGCACCTATTGTTATCGGCAGGGATCATCTCGATACCGGATCGGTGGCTAGCCCTAACCGTGAGACAGAAGCGATGCTGGACGGATCCGATGCCGTAGCGGATTGGCCCATATTGAATGCATTGATCAATACTGCCGGCGGAGCTTCCTGGGTAAGTCTGCATCACGGCGGTGGCGTGGGTATGGGTTATTCCATTCATTCGGGAATGGTCATCGTTGCCGACGGAACGGAAGATGCAGCACGACGCCTGAAAAGAGTATTGCACAATGATCCCGCGATGGGTGTTATCCGACATATGGATGCCGGTTATGATATCGCTACGGATACCGCACGCAAGCATCGCCTCGATATTCGGGAACGATTGAAGTAGTGGGGCGCTCTCTGCGTTCGCCGGGGGGATCGTCTCGTCATTACTCAACTCGTCTTCGACGATTTGAATCTGACGAGACTGGGAGGAGGGGAGGATCGTCTCGTCATTACTCAATTCGTCTTCGACGATTTGAATCTGACGAGACTGGGAGGAGAAAATTCATCCCTCAATTCTGATATGAAATTCCGTGTTCCTCCTGTTTACCTTGCGTCCCCCGCGCTTACCTTGCGTTCCCCGCGGTTAAGTCACAAGTTTAATAACCAATTAGAATTTAAAAATGAATGACCAATTCTTATTTTGATCAATTAAAATTGTACTTGATTTTCATTAAAATTCAAATTTGAAAGTATATAAACCCGTATAGACAGAAACATGAATAAATTCTATAACCTTTACCTTTCTTTTCTCTTGATTCTTTTTAACTGCATCACTGCTTATTCACAGGAGTCGAATTCTCCGCAACTTCTTATTTTTACCGGCTCTGATTGGTGTGTCAACTGCATGTATCTGGAAAAGCATGTACTGCAGGATTCTGCATTTCTCGCTTTCACCTCCCACAACTCCCAACTCCTCATCGCCGACTTCCCTCAGCACCGATCGCTCCCGGCAGAAGAGGAAGCACGCAACAACACATTAGCCGAACGCTATAATCGGGAAGGTGTTTTCCCGAAAATTGTTTTACTTCAGGGAAATGATTTCAGGGTCATTGAATATCATCGTCAGGGGACTATAGAATTACTATCAGAAATAAAATCAGCGCTTCACCAACCATGAAAGAATTCCGGCACCATTGCAGATTGATGGGCAGTGCCTTTGAGTTCATCGTCATCGCTGCTGATGAACAGGAAGCGGATATTTTTTTTAAAGCAGGTAAAGAAGAGGTCTTCCGGATAGAAAAACTTTTGACTGAATTCAGTCCGGATTCTGAAACAGCGCGTATCAACGCTATGGAAGCGCATAAAATTTACACCATCAACGCGGAAGTCTATAGTTTACTGGAACGTTGTAAAAAACTTTCGGAAATCTCTCAGGGCGCTTTCGACATCACTATAGGTCCATTGAAAAAGCTATATCGCTTTCAGGGTGAAGAAGGTGTATTTCCAAAGGAAGAAGAATTAAAAGCGACGCTATCCAGAACAGGTTTCCAACATATTCTGCTACTTGGCAACAACCGCATTTTTCTGGAGAAAAGAGGTATGAAAATCAGCTTTGCAGCCATTGGCAAAGGTTATGCTGCGGACCGGGTACGGAAAATATGGAAGGAGATGGAACTCACGGGAGG of the Bacteroidota bacterium genome contains:
- a CDS encoding glucosaminidase domain-containing protein codes for the protein MLTRILILCLIGTMSLNAQPNVRRDSGRITPEMYIDMFKEAAITDMKKTGVPASITLAQGMYESDYGNSPLATNANNHFGIKCHKEWEGPTYHKDDDAPNECFRKYESVLHSYDDHSDFLRSRDRYSALFTLEITDYKGWSHGLKKAGYATNPGYASKLIGLIEKYRLHEYDVQGDKMPVANTGVKDPSEIENVRTSDAKVTSPAENKAEALSTENTVNGIPVVYARKGDTWTKLARENNIELWQVLEFNDAAKNDILRENEMVFIKAKKNKAEQLTHICEEGETMRDIAQQYGVKLSKLYRMNEMNFGDQPEPGTKVYLKRAMLFGVVL
- a CDS encoding pyridoxal-phosphate dependent enzyme; this translates as MHSLFMLPAVIPIDEVHLETRRGSRRISVLRLDTIHPLTGGNKWFKLKENLKHFYSGNYSAILSFGGAFSNHIAALADAGHQLGIPVIGIIRGEESAAQNPTLSRARAAGMKLVFVSRDSYRRYRYPTEWSALYEEFGDVLIVPEGGSNEAGVEGCKSIAGCIPEKFTDIALAVGTGATLTGLALGLMGRSKVIGLKVLEAKQEHFIFSYPGISELPDGSLYLENRFTMGGYAVVHPDIEQFVNQWNKRHAIPIEPIYTGRLFYGIKALFEESFFSEKSEVLVIHTGGRQYLDH
- a CDS encoding DUF3332 domain-containing protein; protein product: MKKFSRLLILSISLVGMLLQSGCYGSFKLIGKVYEWNGSIEDKFVRSIVFWALCIIPVYAIAGFVDAVILNVIEFWSGSNPVSMKEGEYEQQVVQYRGKTYRMEATMNKFTVTEVSGRKAKKPVELVFKPSDLSWNLVQDQQLVAISRLECTSEGKVGLRVFSPTGKSTLLPYTEQTEWAAFTDHFNGESVRIAQHR
- the hutU gene encoding urocanate hydratase; the protein is MQDTAQKLDLSKTKTPTGTSLSCKGWVQEAALRMLHNNLDPDVAERPEDLIVYGGRGKAARNVEAFHLIVKALKDLNDDETLLVQSGKPVAILPTHKDAPRVIISNSQLVPKWATWEVFDELEKKGLMMYGQMTAGSWIYIGSQGIVQGTYETFNAVADKHFGGSLKGRLCVTAGLGGMGGAQPLAITMADGVCLAAEVEEWRAQKRVETRYLDFIEKDIDKAIDLALEFKAKGENKSIGVICTAIKLLQRLKERNIIPDVLTDQTSAHDPLVGYLPEGLSVEEGNVLRETNPDRYIEMAYDSMAEHVLLMLELQKKGAITFDYGNNLRGRALERGVENAFDFPEFVPAYIRPLFCEGKGPFRWAALSGDPEDIKVTDEAILKLFPEDTGLHRWIKMAQERIAFQGLPARICWIGQGDREKAGQLFNELVRTGKVKAPIVIGRDHLDTGSVASPNRETEAMLDGSDAVADWPILNALINTAGGASWVSLHHGGGVGMGYSIHSGMVIVADGTEDAARRLKRVLHNDPAMGVIRHMDAGYDIATDTARKHRLDIRERLK
- a CDS encoding thioredoxin family protein yields the protein MNKFYNLYLSFLLILFNCITAYSQESNSPQLLIFTGSDWCVNCMYLEKHVLQDSAFLAFTSHNSQLLIADFPQHRSLPAEEEARNNTLAERYNREGVFPKIVLLQGNDFRVIEYHRQGTIELLSEIKSALHQP
- a CDS encoding FAD:protein FMN transferase, yielding MKEFRHHCRLMGSAFEFIVIAADEQEADIFFKAGKEEVFRIEKLLTEFSPDSETARINAMEAHKIYTINAEVYSLLERCKKLSEISQGAFDITIGPLKKLYRFQGEEGVFPKEEELKATLSRTGFQHILLLGNNRIFLEKRGMKISFAAIGKGYAADRVRKIWKEMELTGGVINASGDLSVMGTRADGSNWQTGIADPGKETLLMKVNMPTFSVATSGDYEQFFMYKGEKYSHTLHPKTGLPLKGIRSVSVFSPSAELSDALATAVYVMGLEAGKHFIQQLPGTYCVIAHENKQVYSNLPS